Proteins found in one Brevibacillus brevis genomic segment:
- a CDS encoding DUF1934 domain-containing protein codes for MQDIQVKLTARHHVEGNWEETTHSYEGRRVQKASAWYLTYKEQMEGVGEVSTTLKLTDTSITLVRQGGVSTRQQFEKGASTHSTYQSPYGPFAMETHTNKLRIRYEAEVPVQVEIAYQLWMNEQYAGEHELKIELGK; via the coding sequence ATGCAAGACATACAAGTGAAATTGACGGCACGGCATCATGTCGAAGGCAACTGGGAAGAAACGACCCACAGCTATGAGGGCAGGCGCGTACAAAAAGCATCCGCGTGGTACTTGACCTACAAAGAGCAGATGGAGGGCGTAGGCGAAGTAAGCACGACACTGAAGCTGACAGATACGTCTATTACGCTGGTCCGTCAGGGTGGTGTTTCAACCAGACAGCAATTCGAAAAAGGAGCCAGCACTCATTCTACCTATCAAAGTCCCTATGGCCCGTTTGCCATGGAGACGCATACGAACAAGCTGCGAATTCGCTACGAGGCAGAGGTTCCTGTACAGGTAGAAATCGCGTACCAGCTATGGATGAATGAGCAGTACGCTGGTGAGCATGAGCTGAAAATAGAGCTAGGAAAATAA